Below is a window of Candidatus Dadabacteria bacterium DNA.
AAATTCGTAACCGTGTAAAATTTGTAAGTTTTGAAGAAGTTGAAAAAAGTCACAGCGCCGAGGCTAATTGCTGGAGGGATTGAATTATGACGGCAGATGAAAAGTATTCGTGCAAGGCGTGTGGAAATAATCACTTTGTCGCTCCGGCGGACGCTCTTGATGTTTTTCGCGGCGAAGGCGACAAGTTGATTTTTGTCCGCACGGAGGCTGCAAATTGCGGTCCGGAATATCTATGTTGCGAGGAGTGCGGTGAAGGACTTGATATTGATGTTTCCGCCGTTTTAATAGAGAGCAATTCATAAATCAATCCTAATGATTTTGGAGCAACTTTATTGCCGTGATTGCAGTACGGAACTTGATACTGAAACCATTGAATTTGCTCCCTAAACCAACCGCGAATCAAACTCAAACTTAAGCGGCTTTGCCTTCCCTGCCACCCGCTTAAATCCCTTGTGCGCGGGGTTCAGCAGATAGATGCTTTCCCTCGGAACAACCGCGCTCGGCAGGGCGAGGGCAAGTTTCCGGCTTTTCGTAAGCCACCTGTCGCCAATCTCTTTTGTCTCCTCTGATCCGGGGTAATCCCGCCAGGTTTTAGGCAGTCGCCCGGTGTCAAAACGCTCAATATCGGTTTCATTCAAGGGCAGTTGAAACAACGTGTAGCCCTCAACGGCAACTCCCTTCCTCTGAACAAGAATCTCAAGAATTGAAAGAGATTCCGAACCGGCGGTATAGACACACCGACTCCCTACGCTGTTCCACCTTCCGCCAAACTTTTCCGCCCCTTTCCCGGAGAATGCGTCCTCCGCATACTCATCTATTACAATCCGGTAAACATTCAGGGGCTTCAAACTATGATACCGTGCTTGAGGCGCTCTATAAGGACTACAACAGAATCAGCCTCCGCCGATGTTTTCAGCATGTCAACGGGCCTGCGGTCGCCAAGACCGAGAACAGGGTGCGTCAGCCAGTCCATTGCGGCTTCCCTGTCTCCTCCAAAGAAACCCGTCGCCGCATCCATAACCCTCGCAACCCTGTAAAGACGGTCGCTCTCGTCCCTGTTGAACCTCTTTGCCTTGGAGCGGCGGGCAAGCGTTGCCGGGGCAATGGCCGCCGCCTCCGCCACCTCTTTTTTGCTCAAGCCCGATATGTCGGCAAGTTTGTTGTAAACCTGATACGGAAACCCCGCTTCCAGACACTCGTGCAGTTCAGCCTCCTGTCTGGGAATTCCGGTCTCATACCAGATGTCTTTGTGCTTTCCCGTTGCCATTCTTCACCCCTCCTTCATTTGATACACTCATACTATATCAAATGAGAGAAACAATACAACCCCGTCAAACAAGTTTCATCAACTCGTTGACTTCACGCTCTTTTATCACAATGTCAATCATGAGCGACGCCATTATCATCAGCATGTAAATGATTGACGCGCCAAAGGCGGCCTCATAGCCGCCGCCTTTAATCGCGCAGCGGGCTACGGCTATGTTGAAATAAACGCCGAGGGCGAGGGCAACGGCGGCGAAATACTCGGACGTGATTCCCTCAAGCCAGAATGCGAGGGTCAGGGGAATAAGCGAGATTGAGTAAAGGGCAATCAGAATGTTTGTGTATTTTTCGCCGAATGCGACCGGCAGGACGGCTATTCCCGCCTTTTCGTATTCATTGCTGTATTTCTGCGCCAGCGCCCAGAAGTGGGGCGGCTGCCACAGCATCATGAAGGCAAAAAGCAGAACGGCGTCCACGCCAATATCAGGGCGCACCGCCGTGTAGCCTATCAGGACGGGAAGCGCGCCGGGAATGCCGCCGAGAACAGTCCCGAACGGAGACGCCCGCTTGAGAAAAATGGTGTAGAAAACAGTGTAACTCAATGCGGCAAGCGCGATTAATGCCGCGTTCAGAATGTTTATCCAGACCGCCGCGGCAACGGTCGCCCCGGCCATCATAAGGCACGAGACAATCGCGGCGTTCCTCTCCCCGACAGACTCAAGCGCCCGAACCCTCGCGCTGAGCCGGTCCATCATTTTGTCCGACTTTCTGTCCAGAAAGTTGTTGAAAATCGCCGACCCCGCCGCGCTCACCATCAGGGTCAGGCAACCGGCGAGAGCCGTCTCAAAAGGCGGCAGCCCCCTTTGCGCGAGAACCATTCCCGCAAGTCCGGTGAACACCACGCTCAGGATGATTCCCGGCTTTGACAGTATCACCGCCGAAACAACAACCCGTCCGGCGCTTTTGCCGCTCATTGCGGGCGCGCCCCGCCTGAGCCGCTTTCAAACCACCTCAACAGGCCGAATGACAGTATGTGCAGGGCGACCAATAGGTGAAGCGCGGTTGCCGCGAACTGAAGACCCGAATGTATCATCCCGACACCTATCAGAATTTGAACCGCGACCGAGATGAGGATTATGTTGGCGCTCCGCCCGCGCGTGCCGGGGAAAACCGCCATTCCAACCGCCATCAGCGCGACCGCGTATCCTAAAATCCTGTGGGAAAAAT
It encodes the following:
- a CDS encoding RES family NAD+ phosphorylase, whose translation is MKPLNVYRIVIDEYAEDAFSGKGAEKFGGRWNSVGSRCVYTAGSESLSILEILVQRKGVAVEGYTLFQLPLNETDIERFDTGRLPKTWRDYPGSEETKEIGDRWLTKSRKLALALPSAVVPRESIYLLNPAHKGFKRVAGKAKPLKFEFDSRLV
- a CDS encoding DUF2384 domain-containing protein, producing MATGKHKDIWYETGIPRQEAELHECLEAGFPYQVYNKLADISGLSKKEVAEAAAIAPATLARRSKAKRFNRDESDRLYRVARVMDAATGFFGGDREAAMDWLTHPVLGLGDRRPVDMLKTSAEADSVVVLIERLKHGIIV
- the cyoE gene encoding heme o synthase, which codes for MSGKSAGRVVVSAVILSKPGIILSVVFTGLAGMVLAQRGLPPFETALAGCLTLMVSAAGSAIFNNFLDRKSDKMMDRLSARVRALESVGERNAAIVSCLMMAGATVAAAVWINILNAALIALAALSYTVFYTIFLKRASPFGTVLGGIPGALPVLIGYTAVRPDIGVDAVLLFAFMMLWQPPHFWALAQKYSNEYEKAGIAVLPVAFGEKYTNILIALYSISLIPLTLAFWLEGITSEYFAAVALALGVYFNIAVARCAIKGGGYEAAFGASIIYMLMIMASLMIDIVIKEREVNELMKLV